The following coding sequences lie in one Onychomys torridus chromosome X, mOncTor1.1, whole genome shotgun sequence genomic window:
- the LOC118573726 gene encoding EKC/KEOPS complex subunit LAGE3-like, which translates to MQNPDEGIDGRAGAEEGEDGQQSPQAPEAQASSQSSATEGDHGSFPQSGPQDSSSPAAPGSQAAPGSPSPASPVGSGAAAEEAAVVPHSEQPPLVPGPSGDTASTTGNRLLEFSVTVPFRSAVEADMARRSLVSNSRRQQVMVQQELTVNDSILAVRWTTEDPVLFRISINTFLDQLSLVMRNIQRLEFVAVVKRGRRRSRES; encoded by the exons ATGCAGAACCCTGATGAGGGCATAGATGGGAGAGCAGGGGCTGAAGAAGGTGAGGATGGGCAGCAGAGTCCTCAAGCACCCgaagcccaggctagctctcAAAGTTCGGCGACTGAAGGTGACCATGGCAGCTTCCCTCAGAGTGGCCCACAAGATTCCAGTAGCCCAGCTGCTCCTGGTAGCCAGGCTGCTCCAGGCAGCCCCAGCCCAGCCAGTCCCGTAGGGTCCGGTGCAGCCGCTGAAGAGGCGGCTGTTGTTCCCCACAGCGAGCAGCCACCACTTGTCCCTGGACCCAGCGGAGATACTGCATCAACAACTGGAAATCGACTCCTGGAGTT CTCTGTAACAGTGCCTTTCAGGTCTGCAGTGGAGGCAGACATGGCCCGCAGATCCCTGGTCTCCAATTCCCGTCGCCAGCAAGTGATGGTTCAGCAGGAGCTCACAGTGAATGACAGTATCTTGGCTGT TAGGTGGACTACTGAAGACCCTGTCCTCTTCAGAATTTCCATCAACACTTTCCTTGACCAGCTCTCCCTGGTGATGAGAAACATTCAGCGCCTGGAGTTTGT